Within the Hypericibacter adhaerens genome, the region GGCGGCGGCGGGCGCCTGGGAGACGGAGATCCTCCCTGCGCGCATCGGCGATTATGAGCCGGCCTGGCTCGACGACGAATGCCTCGCCGGCCGCGTCGCCTGGGCGCGGCTGAAGCCCCGCAACGGCAAGCCGAACGGGGCCGAGCGCGGCGTGGCGCCTGTGCGCACCACGCCGATCACGCTCCTCGCCCGCCGCCACGCGCCCCTGTGGCAGGCCCTGTCGGCAAACCCGGACAGCACCGGCCCGACGCCGAGCGGCCGGGCCCAGGCGGTGATCGATTTCATTCGCGAGCAGGGCGCCTCCTTCTTCGACGAGCTGGTCGCCGGCACGGGACTCCTGCGCCCGCAGGTCGAAGAGGCGCTGGCCGAGCTGGTGGCGCTGGGCCTGGTGGCCTCGGACAGCTTCGGCGGTTTGCGTGCCTTGCTCGTTCCGTCCGACCGCCGCAAGCCCGGCGCCGGTGCCCGCCGCCGCCGGCGCATCAGCGATCACGGCATGGAGGAGGCGGGCCGCTGGGCGCTCGCGCGGCGCGCGCCTGTCGGCGGAGCGAAAGGACCGGCGGCAAGCGCGGAAGCCGTCGAGCACGCCGCGCGCAGCCTGCTGCTGCGCTACGGCGTCGTGTTCTGGCGGGCGATCGAACGCGAGGCGGACTGGCTGCCGCCCTGGCGCGAGTTGCTGCGCGTCTATCGGCGGCTGGAGGCGCGCGGCGAGATCCGCGGCGGTCGCTTCGTGGCCGGCTTCTCCGGCGAGCAGTTCGCGCTGCCCGATGCGATCGGTCTCCTGCGCGAGATCAGGCGCAAGGACGAATCGGGCGGCTGGGTCTCCTTGTCCGGCGCGGACCCGCTCAACCTCGCCGGCATCCTGACGCCGGGGCCGAAGCTCGCCGCGCTGACGGGCAACCGCCTGCTCTATCGCGACGGGATTCCCATCGCCGCGCTGGCCGGCGGCGAGATCCGCTTCTACGAGACGCTGGACCCGGCGACCGAATGGCAGGCTCGCAAAGCGCTGCTGCGCGGCACCGTGCCGGCGGCGTTGAACGAGTTCGCGGCGTCTTGAGCGCGGGCGGAGCGGCATCGCTGTCGCGCGAGCCGCTCCCCGCCTTTCGACCGTTGCCGCTCAGGCCGGGGCGGTGAAGCTGCCAGGGCTCTTCGCCGTGGCGCGCCACTCCGGCTGGCGTTCCTGCTTGGCTTCCTTCAAGGCGCGGCGGACACCTTCCGCATTCAGGTCGGTGCAATAGACCGGCGTGCCGGGCTGCTGGCGCCAGGATTCGTCGAGGCCGCCAGCATCGATGCCGTCGAAGCCGAGCGTCTCCACCAGCTTCAGCACCACGGCTTTCGCGGCGGCATCGTCGCTTGAGACCGGCAGCGCGATGCGGCCGGGAGCGCCGGCCGGGCGGCCCAGCTCCAGCAGGTGCTTGGCGTAGATGTTGTTGAAGGCCTTCACCACCTTGCGGCCGATCTTCCGTTCCACCCAGCGGCTTTCGGTCAGGCCCTTCTCGATCCCGTCGATGCGGCCGTCGCGCTGGCGCGGATAGTAGTTGCCGGTATCGACCACGACGACATCCGCGGGCACATCCTTGAACAGATCGGCCGGGAGTTCCGGGATCCGCCCTTCCTGAATCGTCACGACGACGACGGCGCCGCTTCGCGCCGCC harbors:
- a CDS encoding NADPH-dependent F420 reductase; protein product: MKIGIIGAGQIGGTLTRRFRALGHEVFVANSRGPETLAKLAKETGATPVSAKEAARSGAVVVVTIQEGRIPELPADLFKDVPADVVVVDTGNYYPRQRDGRIDGIEKGLTESRWVERKIGRKVVKAFNNIYAKHLLELGRPAGAPGRIALPVSSDDAAAKAVVLKLVETLGFDGIDAGGLDESWRQQPGTPVYCTDLNAEGVRRALKEAKQERQPEWRATAKSPGSFTAPA